In the genome of Halapricum salinum, one region contains:
- a CDS encoding cation:proton antiporter: MFASIATVGWFANRLGQSVIPFYIVTGMVASEYVVGRLDLPSSVAGTALPREGLYIAETEFVELGAELGIVFLLFFLGLEFNIERLLARRKQIGRAGTIDALINFPVGFALGWLFFGSLLPAFLVAGIVYISSSAIITKSLLDLGWIANDEAEPILGVLVYEDLLIAVYLAVTAAVVLGGGDVAAAATSVGVGLGFIALLLVAVQFGTPLFERLLGTNSHEFVVLRTIGLTVLVAGAALALGVSEAVAAFFVGMGFASTGHVQQIEELLEPFRDTFAAVFFFWIGLVTDPYLVAGVAGLIAVAMLASTPTKFLSGFLGGRAFDLDARRSTRVGLAMTTRGEFSLIIATLAVSGAAAGTIPQETANQISAFAVGYVLVMAIIGTTLMSYSKPIETAVMRRFESDGD, translated from the coding sequence ATGTTCGCGTCGATCGCGACTGTCGGCTGGTTCGCGAACCGGCTCGGCCAGTCGGTCATCCCCTTCTACATCGTGACCGGGATGGTCGCCAGTGAGTACGTCGTCGGTCGGCTCGACCTCCCGAGTTCGGTCGCCGGCACCGCGCTCCCGAGAGAGGGCCTGTACATCGCCGAGACGGAGTTCGTCGAACTCGGCGCGGAACTGGGGATCGTCTTTCTCCTCTTCTTCCTCGGGCTGGAGTTCAACATCGAGCGACTGCTCGCCCGTCGCAAACAGATCGGACGGGCCGGGACGATCGACGCCCTGATCAACTTCCCCGTCGGGTTCGCGCTGGGCTGGCTGTTCTTCGGTTCGTTACTGCCGGCGTTTCTGGTCGCCGGGATCGTCTACATCTCCTCGTCCGCGATCATCACCAAGTCGCTGCTCGATCTGGGCTGGATCGCCAACGACGAGGCCGAGCCGATCCTCGGCGTACTGGTCTACGAGGACCTCCTGATCGCGGTCTATCTGGCGGTGACCGCCGCCGTCGTCCTCGGCGGTGGCGACGTCGCCGCAGCCGCGACGTCGGTCGGGGTCGGGCTCGGATTCATCGCCCTCTTGCTCGTCGCGGTCCAGTTCGGGACGCCCCTGTTCGAGCGCCTGCTCGGGACGAACTCACACGAGTTCGTGGTGTTGCGGACGATCGGCCTCACTGTGCTGGTCGCCGGCGCCGCGCTGGCGCTGGGCGTGAGCGAGGCGGTCGCGGCCTTCTTCGTCGGGATGGGCTTCGCCTCGACTGGCCACGTCCAGCAGATCGAGGAGTTGCTCGAACCGTTCCGGGACACGTTCGCCGCGGTGTTTTTCTTCTGGATCGGGCTGGTGACCGACCCGTACCTGGTCGCCGGCGTCGCGGGCCTGATCGCCGTCGCCATGCTCGCGAGTACGCCCACGAAGTTCCTCAGTGGCTTTCTCGGCGGTCGGGCCTTCGATCTGGACGCTCGCCGGTCCACGCGAGTCGGGCTCGCGATGACGACTCGCGGGGAGTTCTCACTCATCATCGCAACGCTCGCGGTCTCGGGTGCGGCCGCAGGGACGATCCCGCAGGAGACTGCGAATCAGATCAGCGCGTTCGCCGTCGGCTACGTGCTGGTGATGGCGATCATCGGCACGACGCTGATGTCGTACTCGAAACCGATCGAGACGGCCGTCATGCGGCGGTTCGAGTCCGATGGAGACTGA
- a CDS encoding cation:proton antiporter regulatory subunit yields MTIEESDLPGVGKKHVVDLDGDVDLIIVTHNTGKREVFRRPTPDADSEKLFELNDDLARTVGTILEGAYFQPVEAEKQKTTLPGGILLEWYEIQPGSPLAGETIGGAHVGRETGVIIVAIERGGQTLESPSPETELREGDTVVVIGTGEECDAFEDLLVGDG; encoded by the coding sequence ATGACAATCGAAGAGAGCGACCTGCCCGGCGTGGGCAAGAAACACGTCGTCGACCTCGACGGGGACGTCGATCTGATCATCGTCACACACAACACGGGCAAGCGGGAGGTGTTCCGGCGTCCGACGCCGGACGCAGACTCAGAGAAACTGTTCGAACTGAACGACGACCTCGCGCGGACGGTCGGGACGATTCTGGAGGGGGCGTACTTCCAGCCGGTCGAGGCCGAGAAACAGAAGACGACGCTTCCCGGTGGGATCTTGCTGGAGTGGTACGAGATCCAGCCCGGCTCGCCGCTGGCCGGCGAGACGATCGGGGGCGCGCACGTCGGCAGAGAGACGGGCGTGATCATCGTCGCGATCGAGCGGGGTGGCCAGACGCTCGAGAGCCCGAGTCCCGAAACCGAACTCCGGGAGGGAGACACGGTCGTCGTCATCGGGACGGGCGAGGAGTGTGACGCCTTCGAGGACCTGCTGGTCGGTGACGGATGA
- a CDS encoding 3-dehydroquinate synthase II, whose product MTRTVWLKADSDVGDWETRKRRITAGLEAGVDWVLVDKHDVDRVRELGQVNIAAFAGGDVHVMEAEGDEPEPDATIVGKDGEGDGTVELPADFSGSADLSALRAEDGPDGGYVRILSKDYEGFAEEVATEADYTIVIGDDWQIIPLENLIARVGEETDLITGVQTAGDARTAYETLEIGADGVLLDTDDPDEIRKTVEVRDEAGRESLELTYAEVTAVEQTGSADRVCIDTGSLLEHDEGMLVGSMSRGLFFVHAETAESPYVASRPFRVNAGAVHAYVRTPDGGTKYLSELQSGDEVQVVDSEGHTREAIVGRAKIEKRPMFRVQAKLQREDGDVDRIETLLQNAETIKVRTREGRKAVTDLEPGDEILIYYEDTARHFGEAVEESIIEK is encoded by the coding sequence ATGACACGGACCGTCTGGCTCAAGGCCGACAGCGACGTCGGCGACTGGGAGACACGGAAGCGACGGATCACTGCCGGGCTGGAGGCCGGCGTCGACTGGGTTCTGGTGGACAAACACGACGTCGACCGCGTCCGGGAACTCGGGCAGGTCAACATCGCTGCCTTCGCCGGGGGCGACGTCCACGTGATGGAGGCCGAGGGCGACGAACCCGAACCGGACGCCACCATCGTCGGCAAGGACGGCGAGGGCGACGGCACTGTCGAGCTACCTGCGGACTTCTCGGGCTCTGCGGACCTCTCTGCGCTGCGGGCCGAGGACGGTCCCGACGGCGGCTACGTCCGCATCCTGAGCAAGGACTACGAGGGCTTCGCCGAAGAAGTCGCGACGGAAGCCGACTACACCATCGTCATCGGCGACGACTGGCAGATCATCCCCCTGGAGAATCTGATCGCCCGCGTCGGCGAGGAGACCGACCTCATCACCGGCGTCCAGACCGCCGGGGACGCCCGCACCGCCTACGAGACGCTCGAGATCGGCGCGGACGGCGTCCTGCTGGACACCGACGACCCCGACGAGATCAGAAAGACCGTCGAAGTTCGGGACGAGGCCGGCCGCGAGTCCCTCGAACTCACGTACGCCGAAGTGACGGCTGTCGAGCAGACCGGCTCCGCGGACCGGGTCTGTATCGACACCGGGAGCCTGCTGGAACACGACGAGGGGATGCTCGTCGGATCGATGTCCCGTGGCCTCTTTTTCGTCCACGCAGAGACCGCCGAGTCACCCTACGTCGCCTCCCGCCCCTTCCGGGTCAACGCCGGCGCGGTCCACGCCTACGTCCGGACGCCCGACGGCGGCACGAAGTACCTCTCGGAGTTGCAGAGCGGCGACGAGGTCCAGGTCGTCGACAGCGAGGGCCACACCCGCGAGGCCATCGTCGGCCGCGCGAAGATCGAGAAACGACCGATGTTTCGCGTGCAGGCGAAACTACAGCGCGAGGACGGCGACGTCGACCGCATAGAGACACTGCTGCAGAACGCCGAGACGATCAAGGTTCGCACCCGCGAGGGGCGCAAAGCCGTCACTGACCTCGAACCCGGCGACGAGATTCTGATCTACTACGAGGATACCGCGCGACACTTCGGCGAGGCCGTCGAAGAGTCGATCATCGAGAAGTGA
- a CDS encoding SHOCT domain-containing protein, translating into MKHADRCAFDLEDSDSLAPLVPGAVTVLTLTVAFGLLAAGFEFFWVTFIVGFGVVMPIAVGLAKRAEADRERGRDGTAESGQADALDDLRRRYARGELTDAEFERRLERLLETESVADARAAVGDSQRPVGQRRVD; encoded by the coding sequence ATGAAACACGCAGACAGATGCGCATTCGATCTCGAGGACAGTGACTCGCTCGCGCCGCTCGTTCCAGGTGCCGTCACCGTACTCACGCTGACAGTCGCGTTCGGACTACTCGCGGCCGGCTTCGAGTTCTTCTGGGTGACTTTCATCGTCGGCTTCGGTGTCGTCATGCCTATCGCGGTCGGGCTGGCCAAACGCGCCGAGGCGGACCGCGAGCGGGGAAGAGATGGCACGGCGGAGTCCGGGCAGGCAGACGCGCTGGACGACCTCCGGCGGCGCTACGCCCGCGGCGAACTCACCGACGCCGAGTTCGAGCGCCGACTCGAACGGCTTCTGGAGACGGAATCGGTTGCGGACGCACGCGCCGCCGTCGGCGACTCACAGCGACCAGTCGGCCAGCGACGAGTGGACTGA
- a CDS encoding HAD family hydrolase, which produces MTYDTVLFDLDSTLCRSTQDDAEVHAAAFERAGIDPFCDVQTIREVGPGVGNADSDHDFFRRLFGLAAERVDAGSVDTDALARATLAVKDDTAVEWRPGARQAFEAARERATVGLVTNGSRETQQTKLDVLGLDDAFETVVYAGDGPAPKPSPDPFHEALDALDRDPAEGLYVGNDYRADVIGAKRAGLRACWVPDEHDLGAPADPAHTPDYTFDSPDGLATIF; this is translated from the coding sequence ATGACTTACGACACCGTCCTGTTCGACCTTGACAGCACGCTGTGTCGCTCGACCCAAGACGACGCGGAGGTCCACGCCGCGGCCTTCGAACGGGCGGGGATCGATCCCTTCTGTGACGTCCAGACCATCCGCGAGGTCGGACCCGGGGTCGGCAACGCCGACAGCGACCACGATTTCTTCCGACGACTGTTCGGCCTCGCGGCCGAGCGCGTCGACGCCGGCTCGGTCGACACCGACGCGCTCGCCAGGGCGACCCTCGCAGTGAAAGACGACACGGCCGTCGAATGGCGACCCGGTGCCCGGCAAGCGTTCGAAGCGGCCCGCGAACGAGCGACAGTCGGCCTCGTCACCAACGGCAGCCGAGAGACACAGCAGACCAAACTCGACGTACTCGGGCTCGACGACGCCTTCGAGACGGTCGTCTACGCCGGTGACGGCCCCGCTCCCAAACCCAGTCCCGATCCCTTTCACGAGGCGCTCGACGCGCTCGACCGCGATCCCGCGGAGGGGCTGTACGTCGGCAACGACTACCGGGCGGACGTGATCGGCGCGAAACGCGCCGGACTGCGAGCCTGCTGGGTCCCCGACGAACATGACCTGGGCGCGCCTGCCGACCCGGCGCACACGCCGGATTATACGTTCGACTCCCCGGACGGGCTGGCGACCATCTTCTAG